Proteins from one Astatotilapia calliptera chromosome 8, fAstCal1.2, whole genome shotgun sequence genomic window:
- the tob1b gene encoding protein Tob1b gives MQLEIQVALNFIISYLYNKLPRRRVNIFGEELERQLKKKYEGHWYPDKPYKGSGFRCIHVGEKVDPVVEQAAKESGLDIEDVRNNLPQDLSVWIDPFEVSYQIGEKGPVKVLYVDDNNENGSELDKEIKNSFNPEAQVFMPISDPVGASSESSSPSPPFGQSAAVSPSFMPRSTQPLTFTTATFAATKFGSTKMKSSGRSNGNSGSSSKVARTSPTNNLGLNVNTLLKQKAISTSMHSLYGLGLSQQQQQQQKASALSPNAKEFVFPSLQGQSSPGAVFPGEGSLGLGPLQYNNAFDMFAAYGSLNDKSLMDGLNFSLSNMQYSNQQFQPVMAN, from the coding sequence ATGCAGCTTGAAATTCAAGTAGCCCTCAACTTTATTATTTCCTATTTATACAACAAACTCCCTCGACGACGAGTAAATATCTTTGGCGAAGAGCTtgagaggcagctgaagaaaaaatATGAAGGCCACTGGTATCCGGATAAGCCATACAAAGGGTCAGGGTTCAGGTGCATCCATGTAGGGGAGAAGGTGGACCCCGTGGTGGAGCAGGCAGCCAAAGAGAGTGGGCTGGATATCGAAGACGTCCGGAATAATCTTCCTCAGGACCTTAGCGTGTGGATTGACCCGTTTGAGGTTTCCTACCAGATCGGGGAAAAGGGACCGGTTAAGGTGCTGTATGTGGATGATAACAATGAAAATGGCTCAGAGTTGGACAAGGAGATCAAGAACAGCTTTAATCCTGAGGCCCAGGTCTTCATGCCAATCAGCGACCCTGTCGGGGCTTCTTCAGAGTCCAgctccccctcccctccttttgGGCAGTCTGCTGCGGTAAGCCCATCTTTTATGCCACGCTCCACCCAGCCCTTAACCTTCACCACTGCCACCTTCGCCGCCACCAAATTTGGCTCCACTAAGATGAAGAGCAGCGGACGCAGTAACGGCAACAGCGGCAGTAGCAGCAAGGTGGCTCGCACCTCCCCTACCAACAACCTTGGTCTGAATGTCAACACCCTATTGAAGCAGAAAGCCATCTCCACCTCCATGCACTCGCTGTACGGGCTCGGCCTgagtcagcagcagcaacagcagcagaaagccTCTGCTCTCTCTCCCAACGCCAAGGAGTTTGTGTTCCCCAGTCTCCAgggccagtccagccctggaGCAGTGTTCCCCGGGGAGGGCTCCCTGGGGCTTGGCCCACTGCAGTACAACAATGCCTTTGACATGTTTGCAGCCTACGGAAGCCTCAACGACAAGTCTCTTATGGATGGCCTCAACTTCAGTCTGAGCAACATGCAGTATTCTAACCAGCAATTCCAGCCAGTCATGGCTAACTAA